The following are from one region of the Actinopolyspora halophila DSM 43834 genome:
- a CDS encoding DEAD/DEAH box helicase — protein MAFKRSHNMAASPPDPVQLYRMLAETNSGPESLWYHQGTVLHEWFNNHCARSDVAIELPTGAGKTLVGGLIGEYRRRVFGERVAYLCPTRQLARQTADKLTEYGIPNVLLVGKVAEWNKADRAKYTSGSAVAVSVYSHVFNSNPALNDAQLLLLDDAHAAESAVAGPWSLEISRVNEQSAYFDVLSALTDAIDPLVQNQLNTHTSDSRYSNAVYLASPLGVADQATHLEQVLSAAVETGKITREGTYAFQFLRGHLDQCMVYLSEQRLLIRPLIPPTMAHTAFDNPDRRVYMSATLGAGGELERVFGRRKITRIPIPEGWQNQGTGRRLFCFPQQTSDLALSPEKVAPWVAKVVAEHNRAVILNPDSRTADNFTDTCLPTGAKVLKAEDVEDDLAEFTSESNAALVLNNRYDGIDLPDEDCRLVVLNGLPARGDLQERFLHSSLSASEVLQERIRARIMQGAGRASRNAKDFAAVLVLDDDLVSYVTRRDVQEGMHPEIHAELEFGYQNSTAVTSDDMLDNLRIFAEHGEEWREVDQDIVENRERYERIDTVGTDALQRAAPHEVAACDAIWQREWSLALNCIRKVLDGLRGGRASQRYAALWNYLASSIACRIAQQTGDSSFSDTAESFYAAARAAGRGTFWLSYLDTPTERKTTPAKPALDPLNEQAMNGVLDNADRLVKPTVFDTEVQRAREALLDTPHKPYENALVFLGKLAGAVPSEGDGNNDSAPDAIWIFGSALWVVWEAKSEAKPEGELGSDDVRQAGGHLRFIATKRGDTAPGDSPVLLVTPQEQFHPTARAVAEGHVYVVRPNQVIDLFDRLVRTWRSIRARDHKSLSLENIADLFSAEGVLPTQWLHWLCTIQLKQNRF, from the coding sequence ATGGCGTTCAAGCGTTCACATAATATGGCCGCATCCCCTCCTGATCCCGTTCAGCTTTATCGCATGCTCGCTGAGACTAATAGTGGTCCCGAATCCCTGTGGTACCATCAGGGAACAGTGCTCCATGAGTGGTTTAACAACCACTGCGCGAGAAGTGATGTCGCGATCGAGCTCCCCACAGGGGCTGGTAAAACGCTGGTTGGCGGGCTTATCGGTGAGTACCGGCGTCGCGTGTTCGGTGAACGGGTGGCTTATCTATGTCCTACCCGGCAACTTGCACGACAGACGGCAGACAAACTCACCGAATATGGTATTCCCAATGTATTACTAGTTGGCAAGGTGGCTGAGTGGAACAAGGCTGACCGAGCCAAATACACATCGGGAAGTGCGGTCGCAGTCAGTGTCTACAGCCATGTGTTTAATTCCAATCCCGCGCTGAATGATGCGCAACTGTTACTGCTCGATGATGCCCACGCTGCTGAGAGTGCTGTGGCCGGACCGTGGAGTCTGGAGATTAGTCGTGTCAACGAGCAAAGCGCCTACTTCGATGTGCTGTCGGCACTGACCGATGCAATCGATCCATTAGTCCAAAATCAGCTAAATACGCACACGAGCGATAGCCGGTACAGCAACGCGGTCTACCTCGCTTCTCCTTTGGGGGTGGCTGACCAGGCAACGCATCTTGAGCAGGTTCTCTCTGCTGCGGTGGAGACGGGCAAAATCACTCGTGAGGGCACATACGCGTTTCAGTTCCTGCGTGGACATCTTGATCAATGCATGGTCTATCTGTCAGAGCAGCGCTTGTTGATCCGTCCACTGATCCCACCGACGATGGCCCACACCGCTTTCGATAACCCTGACCGCCGGGTCTACATGAGTGCGACACTGGGGGCTGGAGGTGAATTAGAAAGGGTCTTCGGTCGACGCAAGATCACACGAATCCCGATTCCAGAAGGTTGGCAAAATCAGGGTACCGGTCGTCGGTTATTCTGCTTTCCGCAACAGACCAGCGATCTGGCTCTCAGCCCGGAAAAAGTCGCTCCATGGGTTGCCAAGGTTGTAGCAGAGCATAATCGTGCAGTCATTCTAAATCCTGATAGCCGCACCGCCGATAATTTCACTGATACTTGTCTCCCCACGGGCGCCAAAGTACTCAAGGCTGAGGACGTCGAGGACGACCTGGCGGAGTTTACTAGTGAGTCTAACGCGGCCCTAGTGTTGAACAACCGTTACGATGGTATCGACTTGCCCGACGAAGACTGTCGCCTAGTTGTACTCAACGGGCTTCCCGCTCGCGGCGATCTGCAGGAGCGGTTCCTGCATAGCTCGCTGAGCGCGTCGGAAGTTCTGCAAGAACGCATTCGTGCCCGCATTATGCAAGGCGCTGGCCGTGCGAGTCGCAATGCTAAAGACTTCGCTGCGGTGCTCGTGCTCGATGATGATCTCGTCTCCTATGTCACCCGTCGCGATGTTCAGGAGGGGATGCATCCAGAAATACACGCCGAACTCGAATTTGGTTATCAGAACAGCACAGCTGTTACTTCGGATGACATGCTTGACAATCTGCGGATTTTTGCCGAACACGGTGAAGAATGGAGGGAAGTTGACCAGGACATCGTCGAAAATCGCGAGCGATACGAACGCATTGACACAGTTGGCACAGACGCATTACAACGAGCAGCTCCACATGAGGTCGCTGCTTGTGATGCGATCTGGCAGCGTGAGTGGTCACTAGCTTTGAATTGTATCCGCAAGGTTCTTGACGGGCTGCGTGGCGGCCGCGCCTCACAGCGTTACGCTGCACTGTGGAACTACTTGGCGTCGTCCATCGCATGCCGGATCGCTCAGCAAACTGGAGACTCTTCTTTCAGTGATACCGCAGAAAGTTTCTACGCCGCTGCCCGTGCCGCCGGACGAGGTACGTTTTGGCTATCTTACCTGGATACCCCGACTGAAAGAAAAACCACGCCTGCAAAGCCAGCCCTAGATCCTCTTAATGAGCAGGCTATGAACGGTGTGCTGGACAACGCTGACCGCCTGGTGAAACCCACGGTATTTGACACCGAAGTCCAAAGAGCACGCGAGGCACTGCTGGACACACCTCATAAGCCGTATGAAAATGCACTGGTTTTTCTTGGAAAACTTGCCGGTGCCGTGCCGAGCGAGGGCGACGGCAACAATGACTCGGCCCCCGATGCTATCTGGATCTTCGGCTCCGCTCTCTGGGTCGTATGGGAAGCAAAGAGCGAAGCCAAGCCAGAAGGTGAACTCGGTTCAGACGACGTCCGTCAGGCCGGTGGGCACCTGCGCTTCATTGCCACAAAACGTGGCGATACTGCTCCTGGCGACTCACCCGTCTTGTTGGTGACACCGCAAGAACAATTCCACCCCACAGCGCGCGCCGTCGCTGAAGGGCACGTGTACGTTGTCCGTCCCAACCAGGTTATCGACCTATTCGATCGTCTAGTGCGGACCTGGAGATCAATCCGGGCTCGGGATCATAAATCCCTTTCACTAGAGAACATTGCGGACCTTTTCTCCGCTGAAGGGGTCCTTCCCACCCAGTGGCTACACTGGTTATGCACCATTCAGCTAAAACAGAATAGGTTCTGA
- a CDS encoding MFS transporter — protein MAVSASRVDRPGVVSPLRLRGFRWLFVGRVLSSFGDSLVPLTVAFAALDLTGSAVGLGGVLLANRLPVVVATLAGGVLGDVFDRRWVMVAADVWRMASQAVCGALLLAGQLPLWALIVLQGCAGVGTALFTPASTGLVPALVPEGQLRQANALLGLAANVNKVAAISVAGLLVAGLGSGWALLVDAATFAASALSLLLIGPVTGLAGKRERRGVLAEVWGGWRHVVVTSWLRTLLGYTALLQALVLGPHMLLGPLLARQLYHGAASWAVIGAIQAIGSIAGSALALRFQPKRPLAAAVAASLLMLPYLALFAAAAPLWLVSLAALGFGLQGSYYLATQAWLLQRHVPDQQLARVASCFQLGNLVLVPLSLAAAGPLAEQLDPRLLLAAAAVWALASTLVVLAAPSIRARPDAVQPGSGAMSTKRL, from the coding sequence ATGGCCGTTTCAGCGTCGCGTGTGGACCGTCCTGGTGTTGTCTCCCCGCTGCGGTTGCGGGGTTTTCGGTGGTTGTTCGTCGGGCGGGTGCTGTCGTCATTCGGGGACAGCTTGGTGCCGTTGACGGTGGCGTTCGCGGCGTTGGACCTGACCGGTTCGGCGGTGGGGTTGGGTGGGGTGTTGCTGGCGAATCGGTTGCCGGTGGTGGTGGCGACGCTGGCCGGTGGAGTACTGGGGGATGTGTTCGACCGGCGGTGGGTGATGGTGGCCGCCGATGTGTGGCGCATGGCCTCCCAGGCGGTGTGCGGAGCCCTGCTGCTGGCCGGTCAACTTCCGCTGTGGGCGCTGATCGTGTTGCAGGGCTGCGCGGGTGTGGGCACGGCGCTGTTCACCCCGGCTTCCACGGGGCTGGTTCCCGCGCTGGTGCCGGAGGGCCAGCTGCGGCAGGCCAACGCGCTGCTGGGGCTGGCGGCCAATGTGAACAAGGTGGCCGCGATCAGCGTGGCCGGTCTGCTGGTGGCCGGGCTCGGCTCTGGCTGGGCGTTGCTGGTCGATGCGGCCACGTTCGCGGCCAGCGCGCTCTCGCTGTTGCTGATCGGCCCCGTGACTGGGCTCGCCGGGAAGCGGGAACGCCGAGGCGTGCTGGCCGAGGTGTGGGGCGGTTGGCGGCACGTGGTGGTCACGTCGTGGCTGCGGACCCTGCTGGGCTACACCGCGCTGCTGCAGGCGCTGGTGCTCGGCCCGCACATGCTGCTGGGGCCGTTGCTGGCGCGGCAGCTTTACCATGGTGCGGCCTCGTGGGCGGTGATCGGAGCCATCCAGGCGATCGGCTCGATCGCAGGCAGTGCGCTGGCACTGCGCTTCCAGCCGAAGCGACCGCTCGCGGCGGCGGTGGCCGCCTCGCTGCTGATGCTGCCGTACCTGGCGCTGTTCGCCGCTGCTGCGCCGCTGTGGCTGGTGAGTCTGGCCGCACTCGGGTTCGGGCTGCAGGGCTCGTACTACCTGGCCACCCAGGCCTGGCTGCTGCAGCGGCACGTGCCCGACCAGCAGCTCGCCCGGGTGGCGTCGTGCTTCCAGCTCGGGAACCTGGTGCTCGTGCCGCTGAGCCTGGCCGCCGCCGGCCCGCTGGCCGAGCAGCTCGACCCCCGCCTACTGCTGGCCGCGGCGGCGGTGTGGGCGCTGGCCAGCACCCTGGTGGTGCTGGCCGCCCCCAGCATTCGGGCACGTCCGGACGCGGTTCAGCCGGGCTCCGGTGCCATGTCGACGAAACGGCTGTAG
- the dnaB gene encoding replicative DNA helicase, which yields MSVTANTVEEGNHGPHGPMPPQDVEAEQSVLGAMLLSRNAIADVVEIVRAEEFYRPDHGVIFRHVVELFGRGEPADPVTVRDALEQSGELKQITRHSDAGAYLHTLLEAVPTAANATFYAEIVADRAQRRRIIEEAGGILQQGYSGQGEAAELLDRAQERFSSIGRSRSEDMYFLQDLAEPLMSDLERIQRNDGRAGIPTGFTELDRLTNGLQPGQLVIVAARPGLGKSALALDIARSAAIRHRRGTALFSLEMGHGELMMRLVAAEAKVRLDRMRGGYMSESDWSATARRTGDVQDAPLIISDAPNVTMMEIRARARRLKQRGQLDLVIVDYLQLMTSGRRVESRQQEVSEFSRNLKLLAKELEVPVVALSQLNRGPEQRLDKKPELGDLRESGSIEQDADLVVLLHRPDAFDRDTARMGEADLILAKQRSGPTGVVTVAHQLHYSRFVDMAPEPG from the coding sequence TTGTCCGTCACCGCGAACACCGTCGAAGAAGGAAACCACGGGCCGCACGGCCCGATGCCGCCGCAGGACGTCGAGGCCGAGCAGTCCGTGCTCGGGGCGATGCTGCTGAGCAGGAACGCGATCGCCGACGTGGTCGAGATCGTGCGGGCCGAGGAGTTCTACCGCCCCGACCACGGTGTGATCTTCCGTCACGTCGTGGAGCTGTTCGGCCGTGGCGAACCGGCCGATCCGGTCACCGTGCGCGACGCGCTCGAGCAGTCCGGGGAGCTCAAGCAGATCACCCGCCACTCCGACGCGGGGGCCTACCTGCACACCCTCCTGGAAGCGGTTCCGACCGCGGCGAACGCGACGTTCTACGCCGAGATCGTGGCCGACCGGGCGCAGCGGCGCCGCATCATCGAGGAGGCCGGCGGCATCCTGCAGCAGGGCTACAGCGGCCAGGGCGAGGCCGCCGAGCTGCTCGACCGGGCGCAGGAGCGGTTCTCCTCGATCGGACGCAGCCGCAGCGAGGACATGTACTTCCTGCAGGACCTGGCCGAGCCGCTGATGTCCGACCTGGAGCGGATCCAGCGCAACGACGGCCGAGCCGGCATCCCCACCGGGTTCACCGAGCTCGACCGGCTCACCAACGGGCTGCAGCCGGGTCAGCTCGTCATCGTGGCGGCCAGGCCGGGGCTGGGCAAGTCAGCGCTGGCGCTGGACATCGCCCGCTCGGCCGCCATCCGGCACCGCCGTGGGACGGCGCTGTTCAGCCTGGAGATGGGCCACGGCGAGCTGATGATGCGGCTGGTCGCGGCCGAGGCGAAGGTGCGGCTGGACCGCATGCGGGGCGGTTACATGTCCGAGTCGGACTGGAGTGCGACCGCGCGGCGCACCGGCGACGTTCAGGACGCACCGCTGATCATCTCGGACGCGCCGAACGTGACCATGATGGAGATCCGGGCCAGGGCGCGCAGGCTGAAGCAGCGCGGACAGCTCGACCTGGTGATCGTGGACTACCTGCAGCTGATGACCTCGGGCAGGCGGGTCGAGTCCCGACAGCAGGAGGTCTCCGAGTTCTCCCGGAACCTGAAGCTGCTGGCCAAGGAGCTCGAAGTGCCGGTGGTGGCGCTGTCCCAGCTCAACCGCGGGCCGGAGCAGCGCTTGGACAAGAAGCCCGAGCTCGGGGACCTGCGGGAGAGCGGCTCGATCGAGCAGGACGCCGACCTGGTGGTGCTGCTGCATCGGCCGGACGCCTTCGACCGCGACACCGCCCGCATGGGCGAGGCCGACCTGATCCTGGCCAAGCAGCGTTCCGGGCCGACCGGGGTGGTCACCGTGGCCCACCAGCTGCACTACAGCCGTTTCGTCGACATGGCACCGGAGCCCGGCTGA
- a CDS encoding radical SAM protein: MSLDRNLPLVDLNRPGPSGATSTDTPSELHEQLNRFLTEGLDHIAGFTPIDDSDREDPDTALSRTQLLSLLIGFLGCDTTEPLDNRTYTLVYTDQEQGKSNYQTICVPDYRQASPVLFTRDRGNRARLVLRSTGKPLAEVLVHAGIFAASNHYYSRVGPDFSELPTAAIVSPYSTCAGGCLGCSRGAVKSFTPPPKDYIERHVQQLAADYDHRGWDRAELVSVNITTGCQPDEARELEMMLNLMRTYRRYGFSNAAFHAFTYAIDSAKAMELLREHGAIGFIGTIETINDAERIRQWGRKKGSITFEQHLEKYRRARRVGFDIVETDYVLGADSYTEMLDGIAELDENGVAVVPNIKRNYTVEQLNSNHQDLWNHGMRYISDGFHAALSSYDNGTIKRRAARCSVDYLRRCGHEVGLRDLPIRHT, translated from the coding sequence TTGTCTCTGGACAGGAATCTGCCGCTCGTCGACCTCAACCGCCCCGGACCGAGCGGGGCGACCAGCACCGACACCCCGAGCGAGCTGCACGAGCAGTTGAACCGGTTCCTCACCGAGGGGCTGGACCACATCGCCGGGTTCACCCCGATCGACGACAGCGACCGGGAGGACCCGGACACCGCGCTCAGTCGGACCCAGCTGCTGTCGCTGCTGATCGGCTTCCTCGGCTGCGACACCACGGAACCGCTGGACAACCGCACCTACACCCTCGTCTACACCGACCAGGAGCAGGGCAAGTCGAACTACCAGACGATCTGCGTGCCCGACTATCGGCAGGCCTCCCCGGTGCTGTTCACCCGCGACCGGGGCAACCGGGCACGGCTCGTGCTGCGCTCCACCGGAAAGCCCCTGGCCGAGGTGCTGGTGCACGCGGGGATCTTCGCGGCCAGCAACCACTACTACAGCCGGGTGGGACCGGACTTCTCCGAACTGCCCACCGCGGCGATCGTCTCCCCGTACTCCACGTGCGCGGGAGGGTGCCTGGGCTGCTCGCGCGGCGCGGTCAAGAGCTTCACCCCACCGCCGAAGGACTACATCGAGCGGCACGTCCAGCAGCTGGCCGCCGACTACGACCACCGCGGCTGGGACCGGGCCGAGTTGGTAAGCGTCAACATCACCACCGGCTGTCAGCCCGACGAGGCCCGCGAGCTGGAGATGATGCTGAACCTGATGCGGACCTACCGCAGGTACGGCTTCTCCAACGCGGCCTTCCACGCCTTCACCTACGCCATCGACTCGGCGAAGGCGATGGAGCTGCTGCGCGAGCACGGCGCGATCGGATTCATCGGCACGATCGAGACCATCAACGACGCCGAGCGAATCCGGCAGTGGGGGCGCAAGAAGGGCTCGATCACCTTCGAGCAGCACCTGGAGAAGTACCGCCGCGCCCGGCGGGTCGGCTTCGACATCGTCGAGACCGACTACGTGCTCGGCGCCGACTCCTACACCGAGATGCTCGACGGCATCGCCGAACTCGACGAGAACGGCGTCGCCGTGGTGCCCAACATCAAGCGCAACTACACGGTCGAACAGCTCAACAGCAACCACCAGGACCTGTGGAATCACGGGATGCGCTACATCTCCGACGGGTTCCACGCGGCGCTGTCCAGTTACGACAACGGCACGATCAAGCGCCGTGCGGCGCGCTGCTCGGTGGACTACCTGCGCCGGTGCGGTCACGAGGTGGGGCTGCGGGACCTGCCCATCCGCCACACCTGA
- a CDS encoding GGDEF domain-containing protein — translation MRPNSDAGRGGTLLASALCLTAACWAFTGRYAARLHRELRTDPLTGLGNRLALREAFQRDRNRPGQCVGALMLDLNGFKELNDTHGHRVGDRVLREVARRLRKHCGRGRLAVRLSGDEFVCWIGAIPDTPERWRDIEELQSRLAARLSAPMTFDGLNVRVSASIGTAITGNTPEALEEVLEQADRAMYRDKRGHSRSDRRRNSRRETSDAYAGGLAE, via the coding sequence GTGCGACCGAACAGCGATGCCGGACGAGGCGGAACGCTGCTGGCTTCCGCCCTGTGCCTGACAGCGGCCTGCTGGGCGTTCACCGGCCGCTACGCCGCGCGGCTGCACCGCGAACTGCGCACCGACCCGTTGACCGGGCTCGGCAACCGCCTGGCCCTGCGCGAAGCGTTCCAGCGGGACCGGAACCGACCCGGGCAGTGCGTGGGCGCGTTGATGCTCGACCTCAACGGCTTCAAGGAGCTCAACGACACGCACGGTCATCGCGTCGGCGACCGGGTGCTGCGTGAGGTCGCCCGGAGACTGCGCAAGCACTGCGGACGCGGCCGACTCGCGGTGCGCCTGTCCGGCGACGAGTTCGTCTGCTGGATCGGCGCGATCCCCGACACTCCGGAGCGCTGGCGGGACATCGAGGAGCTGCAGAGCAGATTGGCCGCACGGCTTTCCGCCCCGATGACCTTCGACGGTCTGAACGTGCGGGTAAGCGCGAGCATCGGCACGGCGATCACCGGGAACACTCCAGAGGCTCTCGAAGAGGTGCTCGAGCAGGCCGACCGGGCGATGTACCGCGACAAGCGCGGACACAGCCGCTCGGACCGCCGCAGGAACAGCAGACGAGAGACGAGCGACGCCTACGCGGGTGGGCTCGCCGAGTGA
- a CDS encoding DUF2637 domain-containing protein translates to MSTRFVDPGAARTAARGEAERARAEAESVRAETRRAMAEDAARRAREERAEREQRKQRRAAERRQRLASVVSWIQAHPTELLMSVIVVVPALLAWSAMAAYGVEIYGSLGGVLPLFSEGAMWAFAFSVHLARRQGRPTGWLHTGVWTFAAVNATLNFLHGFGASGVVVGLVMALVSVGGVVAHQLITAAPLRTRRSRTERAATRTARIAQRRRVRMERAAVRRSVGELAEDGTIRLRHSPGTVTLRRSRFGGHRLRDAVVPGLTPSGSRKSDEPHTGEQLAVEIGRWLSGESTSSEPAGTAKTGSGDPAVPEAGTNDELAELVIRARQAIEAGELNPRPSRRAVQRHLGIRATTAQEVLRALRGRGGDGEAEVAA, encoded by the coding sequence ATGAGCACTCGTTTCGTGGACCCGGGGGCCGCCCGAACCGCCGCCAGGGGCGAAGCGGAACGGGCCAGGGCCGAGGCCGAGTCGGTGCGGGCCGAGACCCGACGTGCGATGGCCGAGGACGCCGCAAGGCGGGCTCGCGAGGAGCGGGCCGAGCGGGAACAGCGCAAGCAGCGCCGTGCCGCCGAACGCAGGCAACGGCTCGCCTCGGTGGTGAGTTGGATCCAGGCTCATCCGACCGAGCTGCTGATGAGCGTGATCGTGGTGGTTCCCGCCCTGCTGGCCTGGTCGGCGATGGCCGCTTACGGCGTCGAGATCTACGGGTCGCTCGGTGGCGTGCTGCCGCTGTTCAGCGAGGGCGCAATGTGGGCGTTCGCGTTCTCGGTGCACCTGGCTCGCAGGCAGGGGCGTCCGACGGGTTGGCTGCACACCGGGGTGTGGACGTTCGCCGCGGTCAACGCGACGTTGAACTTCCTGCACGGATTCGGCGCCTCCGGCGTGGTCGTCGGGCTGGTCATGGCGCTGGTTTCGGTCGGCGGCGTCGTCGCGCACCAGCTGATCACCGCCGCCCCGCTGCGGACCCGTCGCTCCCGCACCGAGCGGGCGGCCACCCGCACGGCGCGGATCGCGCAGCGCCGCCGGGTCCGGATGGAGCGGGCCGCCGTCCGCCGGTCGGTCGGTGAGCTCGCCGAGGACGGCACCATCCGGCTCCGGCACTCCCCCGGCACGGTCACGCTCAGGCGGAGCCGGTTCGGCGGCCATCGACTGCGGGACGCGGTGGTTCCCGGCCTGACACCGAGCGGTTCCCGGAAGTCCGACGAACCCCATACGGGCGAGCAGCTGGCCGTCGAGATCGGCCGGTGGTTGTCCGGGGAGTCCACCTCCTCGGAACCGGCGGGAACAGCGAAAACCGGCTCCGGAGACCCGGCGGTTCCCGAGGCGGGAACCAACGACGAGTTGGCCGAACTCGTGATCCGAGCCCGGCAAGCGATCGAGGCTGGCGAGCTGAACCCGCGACCGAGCAGGCGAGCCGTGCAACGGCACCTCGGAATCCGCGCCACCACGGCCCAGGAGGTGCTGCGGGCGCTACGCGGCCGCGGCGGCGACGGCGAGGCGGAGGTCGCGGCATGA
- a CDS encoding WhiB family transcriptional regulator encodes MPNNRITHFQREQLERAARFADSDGWTLQLRVTEEQRRNCADVPVDVFFPNAEEDSGERLVRTERERIAEQCRGCPVADECLAGALLRGERYGGWGGVGQPDFQRLSRLFRKLRQRGRLTEIGGEAA; translated from the coding sequence ATGCCCAACAACAGGATCACCCACTTCCAGCGCGAACAGCTCGAACGTGCCGCGCGGTTCGCCGACTCCGACGGCTGGACGCTGCAGCTGAGAGTCACCGAGGAGCAGCGGCGCAACTGCGCCGACGTTCCGGTCGACGTCTTCTTCCCGAACGCCGAGGAGGACAGCGGGGAGCGACTGGTCCGGACCGAGCGCGAGCGCATCGCCGAGCAGTGCCGGGGCTGCCCGGTGGCCGACGAGTGCCTGGCCGGCGCGCTGCTGCGCGGCGAGCGCTACGGCGGCTGGGGCGGAGTCGGCCAGCCCGACTTCCAGCGGCTGAGCAGGCTCTTCCGGAAGCTGCGGCAGCGGGGCCGGCTCACCGAGATCGGAGGTGAAGCGGCATGA